The DNA sequence GTAATACTGGGGCCCTTTTGCAATACTTGTAAAAAAGCGGTGTCGAGCTTATAGCTAGTATCGCGACCGGTTGAAAGCCTTGAAATATTGGTTTCGTCGGTACTCACAGGGCCGGCGTATTGCTGGTAAGCCAGGTTGAGAGCTCCAAAACCCCGGATATCTTTTGCTTTGTAATTTTTTACCCCGGTAGCAGTTTTAAAGTCGACATTATGGGGGCTGTTTTCCCATTCCCGAAGATTAATTGCCCCGCGTACAGTATCGCCATTGTTGGTAACAATATAGCCTGGTTTATAATTACTTTGGGCAAAACAATAAAGAGGAAGGCATAAAAGTATACACGCGGTAATTTTGTAAAGATGTTTCATGGAGTGATTCAGGTTTAATTGTATGTAATTTATTAAATTATTTAATGCGCTGAAGTACTTAGACGTATATTCTTCAAAAATTAAGCTATTTGTACATTTTTTATATACATTTACCTTGTCAATTGTAAATTAGCTTGAATGAAACCGCTTTTACTGAAAGTTTCTTCGGGGCCCGCACATTCATTTAGTGTAAGGCGCGATGTGTTGCCCGATATCAATAACCGCTGGCATTGCCATCCGGAACTTGAATTAATTTACTTTAAAAAAGGTAGTGGTACCCAGTTTGTCGGCGACAGTATTAAGCAATTTAAGGCTGGCGATATGACCTTGGTTGGCTCAAACCTGCCGCATTACTGGCGTTTTGATGATGTTTACTTTGATCATAACGGGCACGAGAAAGTAGAAATAATTGTAGTGCACTTTTGTGAAAACTTTTGGGGTGACCATTTTTTGCAGCTACCCGAAAACAAGCTGATCAAAGTTTTACTGGAACGATCAAAAAGGGGCCTGCAGATAAGTGGAAGCACCAAAGAAAAACTCACCCGATTGCTGGAAGATATGCTGGATACTGATGGTGCCGAAAGAATCATTACGCTGCTCAAAACACTCAATACTATGGCCATCAGCAATCCGGTTAACTACCTCACCTCTATTGGTTTCAAGTATGATCATAACGAATCAGAGAACGACAGGCTCAACAATATATATGAATACTCGGTACGTAATTTCAGGAAAAAGATATACCTGGATGAGATTGCCGAAATAGCAGGAGTAAGCTCCAACTCTTTTTGCCGGTATTTTAAATCAAAAACCCGTAAAACCTATTCACAGTTTATCATCGAAATAAAAGTAGGTTATGCCTGTAAGCTGCTGATAGAAAACAAGATGAACATCAAACAATTATGCTACGATAGCGGCTTCAATAACTTTTCAACTTTCCATAAGCACTTTAAACAAGTAACCGGGAAAAGCCCGCTGATGTACCAAAAGGAGTTTACTAAAAATCCGTAAGGGGATAGGATCTCATCATCAAGTGGGTTTACATGTAAACCCACTTGATGATGAGATTTGTTGTTTAATTAATTGATTATCAGTAAATTAAAAGTATGTAAGCCGTAAAAAGTGTAAACCCATGTAAACCCACTTTAACAAAGATAATTTATCCCGACTAGGTATAGCAGCGGCTTGATAAATAGGCAATTATCCTTATATTTAGCCTCCAACCTTTTCAAATTATGATTCGCAATATTCTATTGGTTACTTACCGCAATCTGGTAAAAAACAAAATATACACATTTATTAATGTAACCGGTTTGGCGCTGGGTATGGCAGCATTCATACTCATTACCGCCTTTGTGAATTTTGAAAAAAGCTTTGACCGTATACATCCCGATGCAGCCAATATTTACCGGGTAGAGAGCCAGTTTTATCGCGGCCAAGAACTTACCGACAGCTGGCCAACCAGTACCAACGGATACGCCCCGGCCATGAAAGCCAATTTTCCGGAGATAGCATCTTACGCCCGTATCAGCTGGGCCGGTTCTGAAAGGGTGGTCAAGTATAATAACACCAAATACCGGGAAGAGCATGTTTGCTTTGCCGATAGTAACTTCTTTAGTTTTTTTGCCTATCCACTGGTAAAAGGCGATGCATTAACAGCGCTTAAGGAAGTGAATACCATTGTGATATCACAATCGGCAGCAAAAAAGTATTTTGGCGATGTTGATGCGATGGGCAAATTCCTGGACGTAAGCACCCTTGGTGATAAATATCATTGTATGGTAACTGGTGTGTTCAAGGATATACCGGCTAATTCAACCATGCAGTTTAATTTTTTGATGTCCTGGAGTACCTCATCTAAGTTTGTTCAAAACTTTTGGTATCAGCATGAAAGCTACACGTTTGTAAAATTGAACCCAGGTGCCAGCATCCAGTCGGTGGAAGCTAAATTCCCGGCACTAGCGGAACAATATAAAACTGGTCCGTCGTTAAAAGAGCTAAAGTGGACAATTAAACTTGTGCCGCTTACAGACATTCATTTAAACCCGGCCAAGCCTTATGAAATAGAGGTAAAAGGCAATCGTTTCGCGGTTAATTTTTTAAATATCATAGCCTTCATTATCCTGATGATAGCCTGTATCAACTACATTAACCTGGCAACTACCAAATCGGTCGATCGTGCACGG is a window from the Mucilaginibacter inviolabilis genome containing:
- a CDS encoding AraC family transcriptional regulator, with product MKPLLLKVSSGPAHSFSVRRDVLPDINNRWHCHPELELIYFKKGSGTQFVGDSIKQFKAGDMTLVGSNLPHYWRFDDVYFDHNGHEKVEIIVVHFCENFWGDHFLQLPENKLIKVLLERSKRGLQISGSTKEKLTRLLEDMLDTDGAERIITLLKTLNTMAISNPVNYLTSIGFKYDHNESENDRLNNIYEYSVRNFRKKIYLDEIAEIAGVSSNSFCRYFKSKTRKTYSQFIIEIKVGYACKLLIENKMNIKQLCYDSGFNNFSTFHKHFKQVTGKSPLMYQKEFTKNP